A genome region from Bombus terrestris chromosome 10, iyBomTerr1.2, whole genome shotgun sequence includes the following:
- the LOC100642342 gene encoding ras-related GTP-binding protein D isoform X2 — translation MDPLAGEQKPRILLMGLRRSGKSSIQKVVFHKMSPNETLFLESTNKIIKDDISNSSFVQFQIWDFPGQIDFFDPTFDSDMIFGGCGALVFVIDAQDDYMEALNKLHLTVTKAYKVNQAIKFEVFIHKVDGLSDDCKMETQRDIHTRANDDLADSGCDQIHLSFHLTSIYDHSIFEAFSKVVQKLIPQLPTLENLLNILISNSAIEKAFLFDVVSKIYIATDSSPVDMQSYELCCDMIDVVIDVSCIYGLREDLEAAAFDNQSSSLIKLNNGTILYLREVNKFLALVCILREDNFDRQGVIDYNFLCFRKAIQQVFELRNKALTTTNINNHSTPPINLNETTNAPTVSQSGTMGQNGTVVMAQSFGQSRIFL, via the exons ATGGATCCTTTAGCAGGAGAACAAAAACCTAGAATATTATTAATGGGTCTTCGCAG gaGTGGAAAGTCATCGATACAAAAAGtagtttttcataaaatgtcaCCAAATGAAACATTGTTTTTGGAAAgcacaaataaaattattaaagatgATATAAGCAACTCTAGTTttgttcaatttcaaatttgggactTTCCAGGACAAATTGACTTCTTTGATCCTACTTTTGATAGCGATATGATATTTGGTGGTTGTGGAGCACTAGTTTTTGTTATCGATGCTCAAGATGATTATATGGAAGCGCTTAATAAACTTCATTTGACAGTTACAAAAGCATACAAGGTTAATCAAGCAATAAAATTTGAAGTGTTTATACATAAAGTTGATGGTTTATCTGATGACTGTAAAATGGAAACACAAAGAGATATACACACTAGAGCAAATGATGATCTTGCAGATTCTG GATGTGACCAAATACATCTGAGTTTCCATTTAACATCCATATATGATCATAGTATATTTGAAGCATTTAGTAAAGTTGTACAAAAATTGATACCACAATTACCAACTTTAGAAAATTTACTTAATATACTCATATCa AATTCTGCAATTGAAAAAGCATTTTTATTTGATGTAGTATCTAAAATTTATATCGCAACTGATAGTTCTCCTGTAGACATGCAAAGTTATGAACTTTGTTGTGATATGATTGATGTTGTTATTGATGTCTCTTGCATATATGG TTTGAGGGAGGATTTAGAGGCTGCAGCATTTGATAATCAAAGTTCTAGTTTAATCAAGTTAAATAAtggaacaattttatatttgcgTGAAGTTAATAAATTCTTGGCTTTAGTCTGTATTTTGCGCGAAGACAATTTTGACAGACAAG GTGTAATTGATTATAACTTTCTTTGCTTTCGTAAAGCTATACAACAGGTCTTTGAATTACGTAATAAAGCTTTAACTACTACAAATATTAACAATCATTCAACACCACCTATTAATTTGAATGAAACTACAAATGCACCTACAGTATCGCAAAGTGGAACAATGGGACAAAATGGTACTGTTGTAATGGCACAAAGCTTTGGGCAGAgcagaatttttctttaa
- the LOC100642342 gene encoding ras-related GTP-binding protein D isoform X1, with amino-acid sequence MDDDDQYQAGYDVGSFPKDFGYAPFDGETEGSMDPLAGEQKPRILLMGLRRSGKSSIQKVVFHKMSPNETLFLESTNKIIKDDISNSSFVQFQIWDFPGQIDFFDPTFDSDMIFGGCGALVFVIDAQDDYMEALNKLHLTVTKAYKVNQAIKFEVFIHKVDGLSDDCKMETQRDIHTRANDDLADSGCDQIHLSFHLTSIYDHSIFEAFSKVVQKLIPQLPTLENLLNILISNSAIEKAFLFDVVSKIYIATDSSPVDMQSYELCCDMIDVVIDVSCIYGLREDLEAAAFDNQSSSLIKLNNGTILYLREVNKFLALVCILREDNFDRQGVIDYNFLCFRKAIQQVFELRNKALTTTNINNHSTPPINLNETTNAPTVSQSGTMGQNGTVVMAQSFGQSRIFL; translated from the exons ATG GATGATGATGATCAGTATCAAGCTGGTTATGATGTAGGATCTTTTCCTAAAGATTTTGGATATGCTCCATTTGATGGGGAAACAGAAGGATCTATGGATCCTTTAGCAGGAGAACAAAAACCTAGAATATTATTAATGGGTCTTCGCAG gaGTGGAAAGTCATCGATACAAAAAGtagtttttcataaaatgtcaCCAAATGAAACATTGTTTTTGGAAAgcacaaataaaattattaaagatgATATAAGCAACTCTAGTTttgttcaatttcaaatttgggactTTCCAGGACAAATTGACTTCTTTGATCCTACTTTTGATAGCGATATGATATTTGGTGGTTGTGGAGCACTAGTTTTTGTTATCGATGCTCAAGATGATTATATGGAAGCGCTTAATAAACTTCATTTGACAGTTACAAAAGCATACAAGGTTAATCAAGCAATAAAATTTGAAGTGTTTATACATAAAGTTGATGGTTTATCTGATGACTGTAAAATGGAAACACAAAGAGATATACACACTAGAGCAAATGATGATCTTGCAGATTCTG GATGTGACCAAATACATCTGAGTTTCCATTTAACATCCATATATGATCATAGTATATTTGAAGCATTTAGTAAAGTTGTACAAAAATTGATACCACAATTACCAACTTTAGAAAATTTACTTAATATACTCATATCa AATTCTGCAATTGAAAAAGCATTTTTATTTGATGTAGTATCTAAAATTTATATCGCAACTGATAGTTCTCCTGTAGACATGCAAAGTTATGAACTTTGTTGTGATATGATTGATGTTGTTATTGATGTCTCTTGCATATATGG TTTGAGGGAGGATTTAGAGGCTGCAGCATTTGATAATCAAAGTTCTAGTTTAATCAAGTTAAATAAtggaacaattttatatttgcgTGAAGTTAATAAATTCTTGGCTTTAGTCTGTATTTTGCGCGAAGACAATTTTGACAGACAAG GTGTAATTGATTATAACTTTCTTTGCTTTCGTAAAGCTATACAACAGGTCTTTGAATTACGTAATAAAGCTTTAACTACTACAAATATTAACAATCATTCAACACCACCTATTAATTTGAATGAAACTACAAATGCACCTACAGTATCGCAAAGTGGAACAATGGGACAAAATGGTACTGTTGTAATGGCACAAAGCTTTGGGCAGAgcagaatttttctttaa